A genome region from Dickeya chrysanthemi NCPPB 402 includes the following:
- the znuA gene encoding zinc ABC transporter substrate-binding protein ZnuA yields the protein MLRVTHYKWLNAVLTTGTLLASLSAATGVSAAIVTSIRPLAFITTAIADGVTPTEVLLPDGASPHDYALRPSDVQRLKSADLVIWVGPEMEAFLPKALQSLPAERQLALSQQSTIHSLLLRESHPEQVAAENHTPHDADHDGQASDGHDHSHHPENHQDDDDDGHHHGEFNMHLWLSPEMAQASAVAIHAKLLERMPQNKDKLDANLRKFTEKLAQTDKNIVNMLMPVRGRGYFVFHDAYGYFERHYGLTPLGHFTINPAIAPGAQRLNQIRTQLVEHKAVCVFAEPQFRPAVINAVAKGTDVRIGVLDPLGSDIVPDQDSYVRFLSQLSEQYLSCLKEK from the coding sequence ATGTTGCGAGTCACGCATTATAAATGGCTAAATGCTGTACTGACTACCGGTACATTGCTGGCTTCACTATCTGCGGCGACGGGTGTTTCCGCCGCTATAGTGACGTCTATTCGCCCTCTGGCATTTATCACGACGGCAATTGCCGATGGCGTTACGCCGACGGAGGTGTTATTACCGGACGGTGCATCCCCCCACGATTATGCACTACGCCCCTCCGATGTACAGCGCCTTAAATCAGCCGATCTGGTGATTTGGGTTGGGCCGGAGATGGAAGCCTTTTTGCCCAAAGCACTGCAATCATTGCCCGCTGAGCGGCAACTTGCCTTAAGTCAGCAATCAACGATTCATTCTCTATTGTTACGGGAATCACATCCTGAGCAGGTTGCCGCAGAAAATCATACGCCACATGATGCCGATCATGACGGCCAGGCAAGTGATGGGCATGATCACAGTCATCATCCTGAAAATCATCAGGATGACGATGATGACGGGCATCATCATGGTGAGTTCAATATGCATCTCTGGCTGTCGCCTGAAATGGCCCAGGCTTCTGCCGTGGCGATTCATGCAAAATTATTGGAACGCATGCCGCAGAATAAAGACAAACTGGATGCAAATCTGCGTAAATTCACTGAGAAACTTGCACAGACAGATAAAAATATTGTTAATATGCTGATGCCTGTGCGTGGCAGGGGCTATTTCGTGTTTCACGATGCTTACGGCTACTTCGAGCGGCATTATGGGTTGACCCCACTGGGGCATTTTACTATCAACCCGGCTATTGCGCCCGGCGCACAGCGTTTAAACCAGATACGAACACAGTTGGTTGAGCACAAAGCGGTATGCGTTTTTGCTGAGCCACAATTCAGGCCAGCGGTCATCAATGCTGTCGCCAAGGGAACTGACGTACGCATCGGCGTGCTGGACCCGTTGGGAAGTGACATTGTGCCGGATCAAGACAGCTACGTGCGTTTTTTGTCGCAACTGTCTGAACAGTATTTAAGCTGCCTGAAGGAAAAATAA
- the mepM gene encoding murein DD-endopeptidase MepM has product MQQIVRTIALAYNSLPRPHRVMLGSLTVVTLAAAVWRPMTYPPVNDAPVIVRDAESEKNQTQSQALNPPASEPLDSNPLPPVTAQQTAVTAPTADVSEANSEPLDQPSTTNGIAGDELDDKESDNTHEYVVSTGDTLSSILTQYGIDMSDISALAERNAALRNLKIGQQLTWTLDTDGALQTLTWQVSRRETRTYTRSGDIFREEIENVEGDWQNKVLTGRLDGSFASSAQAAGLTSSEVREVIRALQWQLDFRKLRKDDSFAVLISREILDGHSEQSELQGVRLRTGGKNYYAFRAEDGKFYDREGSGLTRGFLRFPTMKQFKVSSNFNPRRLNPVTGRIAPHRGVDFSMPVGTPVLAVGDGEVVVAERDSEAGNFVAVRHGRQYTTRYMHMNRLLVKPGQKIKRGDRIGLSGNTGRSTGPHLHYELWVNQQAVNPLTAKLPRSEGLMGKERRDYLAHVREVLPQLQLD; this is encoded by the coding sequence GTGCAGCAGATAGTCCGAACTATCGCTCTGGCGTATAACAGCCTGCCCCGGCCTCACCGCGTGATGCTGGGGTCATTGACTGTTGTCACACTGGCCGCCGCTGTCTGGCGGCCAATGACATATCCCCCGGTTAATGACGCACCTGTTATCGTAAGAGACGCGGAAAGCGAGAAAAACCAAACGCAGAGCCAGGCTCTGAATCCCCCGGCAAGTGAACCCCTGGACAGTAATCCATTGCCGCCTGTAACGGCGCAACAAACCGCCGTCACAGCGCCGACGGCAGATGTTTCCGAAGCCAACAGCGAACCGCTGGATCAGCCGTCAACCACCAATGGTATTGCCGGTGACGAGCTGGATGACAAAGAATCTGATAATACGCATGAATATGTCGTCTCTACTGGCGATACGCTGAGTAGTATTCTGACCCAGTACGGCATTGATATGTCAGATATTAGCGCGTTGGCGGAGCGAAATGCGGCGTTGCGGAATCTGAAGATCGGCCAGCAGTTAACCTGGACGCTGGATACCGATGGCGCATTGCAGACTTTGACCTGGCAGGTTTCCCGACGTGAAACCCGTACTTATACCCGTAGCGGCGATATATTCCGTGAGGAGATCGAGAACGTAGAGGGTGACTGGCAGAACAAAGTACTGACTGGCCGTCTGGACGGCAGTTTCGCCAGTAGCGCTCAGGCAGCGGGTTTAACCAGCAGCGAAGTGCGTGAAGTGATTCGGGCGTTGCAATGGCAACTGGATTTTCGCAAATTGCGCAAAGACGATAGTTTTGCCGTGCTGATTTCCCGTGAAATATTGGATGGACACAGTGAACAGAGTGAGCTGCAAGGCGTTCGTCTGCGTACCGGCGGGAAGAATTACTATGCGTTCCGTGCAGAAGATGGCAAATTTTACGATCGTGAAGGTTCCGGGCTGACTCGCGGTTTCCTGCGTTTCCCGACCATGAAACAGTTTAAGGTCTCTTCCAACTTCAATCCGCGCCGTTTGAATCCGGTAACCGGTCGTATTGCGCCGCACCGTGGCGTTGATTTTTCCATGCCGGTGGGGACGCCGGTTTTGGCGGTAGGCGATGGGGAAGTGGTGGTGGCGGAGCGGGATAGCGAAGCCGGTAATTTTGTCGCCGTGCGTCACGGGCGCCAGTACACCACCCGTTATATGCATATGAACCGTTTGCTGGTGAAGCCGGGGCAGAAGATAAAACGCGGCGATCGCATCGGGTTATCCGGCAATACCGGACGTTCAACCGGGCCGCACCTGCATTATGAACTGTGGGTTAATCAGCAGGCCGTCAATCCGCTAACGGCTAAACTGCCGCGTTCTGAGGGGTTGATGGGTAAAGAACGTCGCGATTATTTGGCGCATGTGCGTGAAGTGCTGCCGCAATTGCAACTGGACTGA
- the lpxM gene encoding lauroyl-Kdo(2)-lipid IV(A) myristoyltransferase (LpxM is lauroyl-Kdo(2)-lipid IV(A) myristoyltransferase, an enzyme characterized in Escherichia coli and involved in biosynthesis of the form of lipid A found in that species and some closely related species.), giving the protein MEQEKKERKTNAEFIPQFTLAFLHPRYWGIWLVVVVTALLACIPARVRDPLLGALGRWVGRFSKGARRRARINLLLCMPQLSETEREHIIDQMFATAPQAMLMMVELAILPASRAYRRVRWHGMEIVEALQEQQRNIIFMVPHGWAVDVPAMLMSWRGQKMAAMMHNQKNPLQDYLWNTLRRRFGGRLHTRNDGIKPFISSVREGYWGYYLPDQDHGAEHSEFVDFFATYKATLPAIGRLMKVCRAEIVPLFPVYDGKTSQLDIYIRPPMSDINNADDQTIARRMNDEVEQLVTPNPEQYTWILKLLKTRKPGETEPYLRKDLYPRKK; this is encoded by the coding sequence ATGGAACAAGAGAAAAAAGAGAGGAAGACCAACGCTGAATTTATCCCACAGTTTACGCTTGCCTTCTTGCATCCGCGTTACTGGGGAATTTGGTTGGTTGTGGTAGTGACGGCGTTGCTGGCATGTATTCCCGCACGCGTACGCGATCCGCTGCTGGGGGCGTTAGGACGATGGGTAGGGCGCTTTTCCAAAGGCGCCAGGCGACGGGCCCGTATCAATTTACTGTTGTGTATGCCGCAACTGTCGGAAACCGAACGCGAGCATATTATCGATCAGATGTTTGCGACTGCGCCGCAAGCGATGTTGATGATGGTAGAACTGGCGATATTGCCCGCCAGTCGCGCTTACCGTCGCGTTCGCTGGCATGGCATGGAGATTGTCGAAGCATTGCAGGAACAGCAGCGTAATATTATCTTCATGGTACCGCACGGTTGGGCTGTTGATGTGCCTGCAATGCTGATGAGCTGGAGAGGCCAGAAAATGGCTGCCATGATGCACAATCAGAAAAACCCGCTGCAGGATTATCTGTGGAATACCCTGCGGCGCCGTTTTGGCGGCCGCCTGCATACCCGCAATGACGGCATAAAGCCTTTTATCAGCTCCGTGCGTGAAGGGTATTGGGGATATTATCTGCCGGATCAGGATCATGGTGCGGAACACAGCGAGTTCGTTGATTTCTTTGCGACCTATAAAGCGACATTGCCGGCTATTGGCCGTTTGATGAAGGTCTGCCGTGCTGAAATCGTGCCGCTGTTTCCGGTGTATGATGGCAAAACATCACAATTGGATATCTATATTCGCCCGCCGATGAGCGATATTAACAACGCCGATGATCAGACTATTGCCCGTCGCATGAATGATGAAGTTGAACAGTTGGTGACGCCTAATCCAGAGCAATACACCTGGATTTTGAAGTTGTTGAAGACCCGTAAGCCTGGAGAAACGGAGCCCTATCTACGTAAGGACCTGTATCCACGTAAAAAATAA
- the pyk gene encoding pyruvate kinase: MSRRLRRTKIVTTLGPATDRDNNLEKIIAAGANVVRLNFSHGTLEDHLLRANKVREIAAKLGRHVAILGDLQGPKIRVSTFKEGKIFLNIGDKFLLDANLGKGEGDKEKVGIDYKGLPSDVVPGDILLLDDGRVQLKVLTVDGMKVFTEVTVGGPLSNNKGINKLGGGLSAEALTEKDKADIVTAAKIGVDFLAVSFPRTGEDLHYARRLAREAGSNAKIVSKVERAEAVSTDEAMDDIILASDVVMVARGDLGVEIGDPELVGIQKKLIRRARQLNRAVITATQMMESMITNPMPTRAEVMDVANAVLDGTDAVMLSAETAAGQYPAETVAAMAKVCLGAEKIPSINVSKHRLDVQFDNVEESIAMSAMYTANHLNGVTAIIAMTESGRTALMMSRISSGLPIFAMSRHEHTLNLTALYRGVTPVQFTSYTDGVAAANDAVLLLRDKGFLVSGDLVIVTQGDVMGTVGTTNTVRVLRVE, encoded by the coding sequence ATGTCCAGACGGCTCAGAAGAACCAAAATCGTTACCACGCTGGGACCGGCTACGGACCGCGACAATAATCTGGAAAAGATCATTGCCGCAGGCGCAAACGTAGTCCGCCTGAACTTTTCTCACGGCACGCTGGAAGACCACCTGCTGCGTGCTAACAAAGTTCGCGAAATTGCGGCTAAACTTGGCCGCCACGTTGCTATTCTGGGCGATCTCCAGGGGCCCAAAATTCGCGTGTCGACCTTCAAAGAAGGGAAGATATTCCTCAATATCGGTGACAAATTCCTGTTGGACGCCAACCTTGGAAAAGGCGAAGGCGACAAGGAAAAAGTGGGGATCGACTATAAAGGATTGCCCAGCGATGTGGTTCCCGGCGATATCCTGCTACTCGACGACGGCCGTGTGCAGTTAAAAGTTCTGACAGTCGATGGCATGAAAGTGTTCACCGAAGTGACCGTCGGTGGTCCGCTGTCTAACAACAAAGGCATCAACAAATTGGGCGGTGGCCTCTCGGCTGAAGCCTTAACCGAAAAAGACAAAGCCGACATTGTTACCGCCGCCAAAATCGGCGTGGACTTTCTGGCGGTGTCATTCCCCCGCACCGGTGAAGACCTACACTATGCGCGCCGCCTGGCTCGCGAAGCCGGCAGCAATGCTAAAATCGTTTCCAAGGTAGAACGTGCGGAAGCGGTATCAACTGACGAAGCAATGGATGATATTATTCTGGCTTCCGACGTCGTGATGGTAGCTCGCGGCGACTTGGGCGTAGAAATCGGCGATCCGGAATTGGTGGGTATCCAGAAAAAATTGATTCGCCGCGCTCGTCAGTTGAATCGCGCCGTGATTACGGCAACGCAGATGATGGAGTCGATGATCACCAACCCGATGCCGACTCGCGCTGAAGTGATGGACGTCGCCAACGCCGTACTTGATGGCACGGATGCAGTGATGCTCTCCGCGGAAACGGCTGCCGGTCAATACCCGGCGGAAACCGTCGCCGCGATGGCGAAAGTTTGTCTGGGAGCAGAAAAGATCCCCAGCATCAACGTATCTAAACATCGCCTCGACGTGCAGTTCGATAATGTGGAAGAGTCGATCGCCATGTCCGCCATGTACACGGCCAACCACCTTAATGGCGTGACCGCGATTATCGCCATGACAGAGTCTGGCCGTACCGCATTGATGATGTCGCGCATCAGCTCCGGCCTGCCGATTTTCGCTATGTCTCGTCATGAGCACACGCTGAATTTGACCGCCCTGTACCGCGGCGTTACCCCGGTACAATTCACCAGCTATACCGATGGTGTGGCGGCGGCTAATGATGCCGTGCTCCTGCTGCGCGACAAAGGTTTCCTGGTCTCGGGTGATTTGGTCATCGTTACCCAAGGTGACGTAATGGGAACGGTCGGCACAACCAATACGGTACGTGTACTGCGGGTGGAATAG
- a CDS encoding MurR/RpiR family transcriptional regulator: protein MNMLEKIQGHLELLSKSERKVAEVILASPQTAIHSSIATLAGMAEVSEPTVNRFCRRLDTKGFPDFKLHLAQSLANGTPYVNRNVEEDDSVESYTSKIFESTMAGLEHVKSCLDIQAINRAVDLLTQARKISFFGFGASAAVAHDAMNKFFRFNIPVVYFDDLVMQRMSCMNSGDGDVVVLISHTGRTKSLVDMARLARENDATVIAITSDGSPLSREASLTLRVEVPEDTDVYMPMVSRIAQLTLIDVLATGFTLRRGAKFRDNLKRVKEALRESRFDKEERFSNPFN from the coding sequence ATGAATATGCTGGAAAAAATCCAGGGTCATCTGGAGCTGTTGAGTAAATCAGAACGAAAGGTGGCGGAGGTGATTCTCGCGTCGCCGCAGACAGCCATCCACTCCAGTATCGCTACCCTCGCCGGTATGGCGGAAGTGAGCGAACCTACGGTCAACCGCTTCTGCCGTCGTCTGGATACCAAAGGCTTTCCCGATTTTAAACTGCATTTGGCGCAAAGTCTGGCCAACGGCACCCCTTACGTGAACCGCAACGTAGAAGAAGACGACTCGGTTGAGTCTTACACCAGTAAGATTTTCGAATCCACCATGGCCGGGCTGGAGCATGTGAAATCCTGCCTGGATATTCAGGCCATCAACCGTGCGGTAGACCTGCTCACGCAGGCACGCAAGATCTCTTTCTTTGGTTTTGGCGCGTCGGCAGCCGTCGCTCACGACGCGATGAACAAGTTTTTTCGTTTTAATATTCCGGTGGTGTACTTCGACGACCTGGTCATGCAGCGCATGAGTTGCATGAACTCCGGCGACGGCGATGTCGTGGTGCTTATTTCACACACCGGGCGCACCAAAAGTCTGGTGGATATGGCTCGGCTGGCGCGGGAAAATGACGCCACAGTGATCGCCATTACGTCGGATGGTTCTCCTCTTTCACGGGAAGCCTCGCTCACGCTACGGGTTGAAGTCCCTGAAGATACCGATGTGTATATGCCGATGGTATCGCGCATCGCTCAGTTGACACTGATCGATGTGCTGGCGACAGGTTTTACTCTGCGGCGCGGAGCAAAATTCCGCGATAACTTGAAGCGGGTCAAGGAAGCATTACGCGAATCGAGATTTGATAAGGAAGAACGATTCAGCAACCCGTTTAATTAA
- the zwf gene encoding glucose-6-phosphate dehydrogenase, with translation MAVTSTAQACDLVIFGAKGDLARRKLLPSLYQLEKAGHIHPETRIIGVGRAEWDRDTYIKVVREALDTFLKEPLDPALWATLSNRLDFCNLDVEDTEGFNRLGTMLDQPNRTTINYFAMPPSTFGAICRGLGKAGLNKEPARVVMEKPLGTNLASSRVINNQVAEFFNECQVYRIDHYLGKETVLNLLALRFANSLFVNNWDNRTIDHVQITVAEEVGIEGRWGYFDQAGQMRDMIQNHLLQILTMIAMSPPADLSTDRIRDEKVKVLRSLRRIDRSNVHEVTVRGQYTSGFVQGKKVPGYLEEEGANKTSNTETFVAIRVDIDDWRWSGVPFYLRTGKRLPSKCSEVVVYFKNPALNLFHDSYQQLPQNKLIIRLQPDEGVEIQILNKIPGLDHKHRLQTTKLDLSFSETFNQQHLADAYERLLLETMRGIQALFVRRDEVEEAWKWVDSIMEAWAMDNDSPKPYQAGTWGPVASVAMITRDGRSWNEVE, from the coding sequence ATGGCGGTAACGTCAACAGCCCAGGCGTGTGACCTGGTTATTTTCGGTGCGAAGGGCGACCTGGCGCGTCGTAAATTGCTGCCTTCACTGTATCAACTGGAAAAAGCAGGCCATATTCATCCGGAAACCCGCATCATCGGCGTAGGACGAGCGGAATGGGACCGAGACACCTATATCAAAGTGGTGCGTGAAGCCCTGGACACCTTTCTTAAGGAACCGCTCGACCCGGCATTGTGGGCGACATTGAGCAACCGACTCGATTTCTGCAATCTTGATGTAGAAGACACCGAGGGGTTCAATCGTCTGGGTACGATGCTCGATCAACCAAATCGTACCACCATCAATTATTTCGCCATGCCGCCGAGCACTTTCGGCGCTATCTGCCGAGGCTTGGGCAAAGCAGGTTTGAACAAAGAACCGGCGCGCGTGGTGATGGAAAAACCATTAGGCACCAACCTGGCATCGTCGCGGGTGATCAACAATCAGGTGGCGGAGTTTTTTAACGAGTGTCAGGTCTATCGTATCGACCATTACCTCGGCAAAGAAACCGTGCTGAACTTGCTGGCGTTGCGGTTTGCCAACTCCCTGTTTGTCAATAACTGGGATAACCGTACTATCGATCACGTGCAGATTACCGTGGCCGAAGAGGTGGGTATTGAAGGGCGCTGGGGGTATTTCGATCAGGCCGGGCAAATGCGCGATATGATCCAGAACCACCTATTGCAGATTCTGACCATGATCGCCATGTCTCCACCGGCGGACCTGAGCACGGATCGCATCCGTGATGAAAAAGTTAAAGTGCTGCGCTCGCTGCGCCGTATCGATCGTTCCAACGTGCATGAGGTAACGGTGCGCGGTCAGTACACCAGCGGTTTTGTGCAGGGCAAGAAAGTGCCGGGTTACCTGGAAGAAGAGGGTGCCAACAAGACCAGCAATACCGAAACCTTCGTGGCGATCCGTGTCGATATTGACGACTGGCGCTGGTCCGGCGTGCCGTTTTATCTGCGTACCGGTAAGCGCTTGCCGTCAAAATGTTCGGAAGTGGTGGTGTACTTTAAAAACCCGGCGCTCAACCTGTTCCACGATTCCTATCAGCAGTTGCCGCAAAACAAGCTGATTATTCGTCTGCAACCCGATGAAGGGGTGGAAATTCAGATTCTCAACAAAATCCCAGGGCTGGATCACAAACATCGGTTGCAGACCACCAAACTTGACCTGAGTTTTTCCGAAACCTTTAACCAACAGCATCTGGCGGATGCTTACGAGCGATTATTGCTGGAAACCATGCGCGGTATTCAGGCGCTGTTTGTGCGCCGCGACGAAGTGGAAGAAGCCTGGAAATGGGTGGACTCGATTATGGAAGCCTGGGCAATGGACAATGACTCTCCCAAGCCTTATCAGGCCGGGACCTGGGGACCGGTGGCGTCCGTCGCTATGATTACCCGCGATGGGCGTTCCTGGAACGAAGTGGAATAA